One genomic segment of Gemmatimonadaceae bacterium includes these proteins:
- a CDS encoding PadR family transcriptional regulator produces the protein MPSRSAKERDPLLQGTLDLLILRILMLGDEHGQGIAREIQLRSADTLIVDHGSLYPALQRLEDQRWIKGAWGTSSNNRRARYYAITPSGRRQLAVEADRWNRLVESITRVLGPEPLGA, from the coding sequence ATGCCCAGTCGAAGCGCGAAAGAACGCGACCCGCTCCTGCAAGGCACGCTCGACCTCCTCATCCTGCGCATCTTGATGCTCGGTGACGAACACGGCCAAGGCATCGCCCGCGAGATTCAACTTCGATCAGCCGACACCCTCATCGTGGACCACGGCTCGCTCTATCCGGCGTTGCAGCGACTCGAGGATCAGCGGTGGATCAAGGGCGCGTGGGGCACCTCGTCGAACAATCGCCGCGCGAGGTACTACGCCATCACGCCGAGCGGGCGCCGTCAACTGGCAGTCGAGGCAGACCGCTGGAACCGGCTCGTCGAGTCAATCACTCGGGTACTCGGCCCCGAGCCGCTGGGAGCGTGA